GCTCAGTCTGGGTAATCTGTAGCTGCTCTAGGAGCTCTTCAACCGACACTCGGCTCAACTGATTCTGAGATCCTTCTCCATCAACTTCCTGAAATTGAAAACAGATGTTTCAGGAAAAGAAAATGAATACAATGGCATttagaataaaaacaattttgtttgtatttattttccagTGCATTAATATGCATTATCCATGTTGTGAAACTACAGTGTTTGGCTAAGTGGACACACAGTAGGTAAGACAATTATTTTCACTCAGTACTACTCTTTACATATGTTacgaaattttcatttatattctaaaatatgttGCAAAAATATCccaataatatatactaaataGGGATAATACAAGCTTTTAAAGTCTTATCAGAAATATAGAATAACTttggtttattataaaataataatggacACTTAACTAACCTTGTCAAACTGAAACTTAGCTGCTTCCATTCCCTTATTATACATTTGCAGGTACATAGCTCGTTGACGATTTTCCTCATCCTGTAGCTGCCGACTGGCTTCATCTAACTGCTTTTCTAGAATATGAATCCGTTCCTTGGCCTGTTCATAATTTGGCAGCAATTCACAGTATCTAGTATTCACATCAGCCAATTTCTGCAAGAGGGCTTCTACCTTGTCATTATGTGCTTTCTTAATTTCCTGAGTTTCACCCACATGAGCCCTCATTACATCTTCTATTTTCTTCTCATAGAATGATATTAAACTACGCCTTTCTTCATCGCTGTCTAGTGATTCAGTCATACAGGATGCATCGTGCATTAACATATGGACAGATTCTTTAGAGTGCAATGAAGAGTTTGTCAAGTCATCAAAGTGCCCCGAGTCTGTAAAGGATCCCTGCATTTCATTCCGACATCTGGTTGGTGTACTGTGGTCTTTGAAGGGACTGTCCACGACATCATAAGATCTACATGTATCTTTAAATCTGACACTTTGCTCCTCAATACCCTCTTCATTTTCTCTTACAGTAACAATTTCACTTGAGTTTGATTTCTCATCTGGTGAAAACACTGAAGCTTTATAAAGCCGTAGTTCAACAACTTCTTTTGTTAGTTGAAATATTTCACTGTCCTTCTTATCCAAGTCCTTTTTTGCTTGGCTCAATATACTTTTAAGCCGTCGGATTTGCTTTTGTGCGCGTTGTGTTGGTGTAAGGTATTCCTCTCCAGCTAGGCCAGCATGTGATGAACAATGCAACACATAACGCATGGACCTGCCACTGAATGTTGTACCATTAAACGGTGCGTACCCGGCATCGATTGAGGCTGCCGTCGCTGCGCTACCATAACTATGCAACGAATCATCATCTGGCAAATCCTCTGGAGAGCCAGGGGGAGTGTTAGCAGAATCGGTCATACTCAACTTTCTATCAAGACAGTCCTGCATTTTTAAACaggactttttaggtctgattTGAGAATTTGCATGAAACGActgtaaaaagaaaacatttagaGGTTAGGCAAgtatattttcaaatgtaGAACAGTAAGTGAAGCATAAAGCTGCAGCCGAAATAGGTAATTAGATATGTATGTCAATGAACCCTTTGCGTCGGTCGACGGCTTGTTTGCGAGTTTGCGTAGGTGCAACTGCATTTCTTGGTGCCATATTGTAGCATGCAAAATGTTAGGTTTTTACTTACTTGACTTCGAGGACGATGGCTGGGCTCAGGTAATCTGGAGCCATCGCTTCGCTTTGATATTCCGTTTTCCGTGATTACTGGAATATATTTTCTAGCCGATAAAGGCGAGCGCTGCACCATTTTCTCACCGCGCAGCCGCAGTGAAGCGGTTCTTCGGAAATTACCGATGTTCCCCGCGCCAAAATCGTCGTCTTGGAACTCGGCGATTCTTCGAGTATTATTTCTGctcatcatttattttaattatttacattgacGAAGCGTTCTGtaacaattaatgaaaataccaaaatataattacatgaAAAAAACTAGTGATAAGAATCAAAATCACGTTTTGTCAATTTGAAGTTTCATAAAAATCCGCAAAATGCAATACacaatgaaaatatttgaCGGTGCCACGAACAAAAAGAAATTACGAAACAgagtaaagaaatattatgtaataatatctGATACAGATTATTTATACTATCGATTTTTCTTACTTATTGTTTCACATTTCATCAAATTAATTTGTTGCTTGATACCTACCACACATAACTTATAAATGTTGCAAAAAATTAGATTTATGTAGCAACGATCTACTTTTTACTTCTTTGTTGACAACAAATCACTTATCGATTTGCGATAGCCGCCGATATTATGTTATCAATTTCGAATTTTCAATTGAATTACTAATATGGGCAATAGATGTCGCATTTTTGGAATCAGTAAAcgatataaattacatatttcaatTGTGTCCCTTcacttgtttaatttttttaataaacttaaaggAGTATAAACTGCAGTTTTAATTCCTATTATGAGTAacgaatattaaatttcttcattgtaatgaaaaataattttctaaaatgAATAATCCGTACAAAAGAAATACAGAAAAG
The nucleotide sequence above comes from Pieris napi chromosome 22, ilPieNapi1.2, whole genome shotgun sequence. Encoded proteins:
- the LOC125060828 gene encoding protein quick-to-court isoform X1, which translates into the protein MMSRNNTRRIAEFQDDDFGAGNIGNFRRTASLRLRGEKMVQRSPLSARKYIPVITENGISKRSDGSRLPEPSHRPRSQSFHANSQIRPKKSCLKMQDCLDRKLSMTDSANTPPGSPEDLPDDDSLHSYGSAATAASIDAGYAPFNGTTFSGRSMRYVLHCSSHAGLAGEEYLTPTQRAQKQIRRLKSILSQAKKDLDKKDSEIFQLTKEVVELRLYKASVFSPDEKSNSSEIVTVRENEEGIEEQSVRFKDTCRSYDVVDSPFKDHSTPTRCRNEMQGSFTDSGHFDDLTNSSLHSKESVHMLMHDASCMTESLDSDEERRSLISFYEKKIEDVMRAHVGETQEIKKAHNDKVEALLQKLADVNTRYCELLPNYEQAKERIHILEKQLDEASRQLQDEENRQRAMYLQMYNKGMEAAKFQFDKEVDGEGSQNQLSRVSVEELLEQLQITQTELENVRDTAFATDRTASQVLLSAKEAVSLWVLGARKAMYRRIVESQKGAKSNVDPEVTLQFLKSAIYYFLTDPENHQGHLNAIENILGFTEAEKKNIRKARLT
- the LOC125060828 gene encoding protein quick-to-court isoform X2, whose product is MMSRNNTRRIAEFQDDDFGAGNIGNFRRTASLRLRGEKMVQRSPLSARKYIPVITENGISKRSDGSRLPEPSHRPRSQSFHANSQIRPKKSCLKMQDCLDRKLSMTDSANTPPGSPEDLPDDDSLHSYGSAATAASIDAGYAPFNGTTFSGRSMRYVLHCSSHAGLAGEEYLTPTQRAQKQIRRLKSILSQAKKDLDKKDSEIFQLTKEVVELRLYKASVFSPDEKSNSSEIVTVRENEEGIEEQSVRFKDTCRSYDVVDSPFKDHSTPTRCRNEMQGSFTDSGHFDDLTNSSLHSKESVHMLMHDASCMTESLDSDEERRSLISFYEKKIEDVMRAHVGETQEIKKAHNDKVEALLQKLADVNTRYCELLPNYEQAKERIHILEKQLDEASRQLQDEENRQRAMYLQMYNKGMEAAKFQFDKEVDGEGSQNQLSRVSVEELLEQLQITQTELENVRAMYRRIVESQKGAKSNVDPEVTLQFLKSAIYYFLTDPENHQGHLNAIENILGFTEAEKKNIRKARLT
- the LOC125060828 gene encoding protein quick-to-court isoform X3, translating into MVQRSPLSARKYIPVITENGISKRSDGSRLPEPSHRPRSQSFHANSQIRPKKSCLKMQDCLDRKLSMTDSANTPPGSPEDLPDDDSLHSYGSAATAASIDAGYAPFNGTTFSGRSMRYVLHCSSHAGLAGEEYLTPTQRAQKQIRRLKSILSQAKKDLDKKDSEIFQLTKEVVELRLYKASVFSPDEKSNSSEIVTVRENEEGIEEQSVRFKDTCRSYDVVDSPFKDHSTPTRCRNEMQGSFTDSGHFDDLTNSSLHSKESVHMLMHDASCMTESLDSDEERRSLISFYEKKIEDVMRAHVGETQEIKKAHNDKVEALLQKLADVNTRYCELLPNYEQAKERIHILEKQLDEASRQLQDEENRQRAMYLQMYNKGMEAAKFQFDKEVDGEGSQNQLSRVSVEELLEQLQITQTELENVRDTAFATDRTASQVLLSAKEAVSLWVLGARKAMYRRIVESQKGAKSNVDPEVTLQFLKSAIYYFLTDPENHQGHLNAIENILGFTEAEKKNIRKARLT